One region of Streptomyces leeuwenhoekii genomic DNA includes:
- a CDS encoding bifunctional glycosyltransferase/CDP-glycerol:glycerophosphate glycerophosphotransferase, with translation MPRFSIILPCFKVQGFLRECLDSVLGQCYRDIEVIAVNDCSPDGCGAILDAYAAGDSRLRVLHLEENVGLGRARNAGMPHATGDYLFFLDSDDTLTPGALRAMADRLAETGDPDVLVFDYARTYWWGGTRRNVLAHILAETQDGSGDGTFTAAERPEILDLLMVVWNKVYRRDFVEREGFTFPPGYYEDTPWTFPVMLTAGRIATLDRICLNYRQRRQGNILSTTSRKHFDIHEQYARVFAYVDAHPPLARWRPYLHAKMGEHCLDILAKPDRLPPSDKAEFFRRTAEMFRAHRPEGAPVPDGLRVLERGYAGWVLWRQSGRARRELGRRAQRARAAAGARLGRARSAVGPRRPLDPQLAVYSAFSHRGVLGDPAAIYHKAREIAPHLRGVWVLRDEEQAELAERTGLLPPGTDHVILGSASYRRVVERATFFVNNVNWPGTLLKRPGSVHIHTHQGTPLKYMGADLLDKPGARLGVDVPQMLRRADRWDYSLVANRHSERVWERAYPCHFTSLRTGSPRNDVLVGAGPDAGREVRARLGVPDGHTVVLYAPTRRDYRRGGLVERLDPARFARDLGAGHTLIVRLHPSLASGPARGLGLSELHRRGVVIDATDEPHVEELMLASDVLVTDYSALMFDYANLDRPLVVHADDWGAFTASRGAYFDITAEAPGPVTRSYDELARLFASGAWRDEEAARARAAFRERFCEYDDGRAAERVVRTLMLGEPMTGPAGVPRARRVPAADRDQPASL, from the coding sequence GTGCCCCGCTTCAGCATCATCCTCCCCTGCTTCAAGGTGCAGGGCTTCCTGCGCGAGTGCCTCGACTCGGTCCTCGGGCAGTGCTACCGGGACATCGAGGTGATCGCCGTGAACGACTGCTCGCCGGACGGCTGCGGCGCCATCCTCGACGCGTACGCGGCCGGCGACTCCCGTCTGCGCGTGCTGCACCTGGAGGAGAACGTGGGCCTCGGCCGCGCCCGCAACGCCGGGATGCCGCACGCCACCGGCGACTACCTCTTCTTCCTGGACAGCGACGACACCCTGACGCCGGGGGCCCTGCGCGCGATGGCCGACCGGCTGGCGGAGACCGGCGACCCGGACGTGCTGGTCTTCGACTACGCCCGCACCTACTGGTGGGGCGGCACCCGCCGCAACGTGCTCGCGCACATCCTCGCCGAGACCCAGGACGGCTCCGGGGACGGCACCTTCACGGCGGCGGAGCGCCCGGAGATCCTCGATCTGCTGATGGTGGTGTGGAACAAGGTCTACCGGCGCGACTTCGTCGAGCGGGAGGGCTTCACCTTCCCGCCGGGCTACTACGAGGACACCCCGTGGACGTTCCCGGTGATGCTCACCGCCGGGCGGATCGCGACGCTGGACCGGATCTGCCTGAACTACCGCCAGCGCCGCCAGGGCAACATCCTGTCCACCACCAGCCGCAAGCACTTCGACATCCACGAGCAGTACGCGCGGGTCTTCGCGTACGTGGACGCCCACCCGCCCCTGGCGCGGTGGCGGCCGTATCTGCACGCCAAGATGGGCGAGCACTGCCTGGACATCCTCGCCAAGCCGGACCGGCTGCCGCCGTCGGACAAGGCCGAGTTCTTCCGCCGCACGGCCGAGATGTTCCGCGCCCACCGGCCCGAGGGCGCCCCGGTGCCGGACGGACTGCGGGTGCTGGAGCGCGGTTACGCGGGCTGGGTGCTGTGGCGGCAGTCGGGGCGGGCGCGGCGCGAGCTGGGGCGGCGGGCGCAGCGGGCGCGCGCGGCGGCGGGCGCCCGGCTGGGCCGCGCCCGGTCGGCCGTGGGCCCCCGCCGCCCCCTCGATCCGCAGCTCGCCGTGTACTCGGCCTTCTCCCACCGGGGCGTGCTCGGCGACCCGGCGGCGATCTACCACAAGGCCCGGGAGATCGCCCCGCACCTACGGGGGGTGTGGGTGCTGCGGGACGAGGAACAGGCGGAGCTGGCGGAGCGGACGGGCCTGCTGCCGCCGGGCACGGACCATGTGATCCTCGGCAGCGCCTCCTACCGGCGGGTGGTCGAGCGGGCCACGTTCTTCGTGAACAACGTCAACTGGCCCGGCACCCTGCTCAAGCGCCCCGGCAGCGTTCACATCCACACCCACCAGGGCACTCCGCTGAAGTACATGGGCGCCGATCTGCTGGACAAGCCCGGCGCCCGGCTCGGCGTCGACGTGCCGCAGATGCTGCGCCGCGCCGACCGCTGGGACTACAGCCTGGTCGCCAACCGCCACTCCGAGCGGGTGTGGGAGCGGGCCTACCCCTGCCACTTCACCTCCCTGCGCACCGGCAGCCCGCGCAACGACGTGCTGGTGGGCGCCGGTCCCGACGCCGGCCGCGAGGTCCGCGCCCGGCTCGGTGTCCCCGACGGCCACACCGTGGTGCTGTACGCGCCGACCCGGCGCGACTACCGCCGGGGCGGGCTGGTCGAGCGCCTGGACCCGGCCCGGTTCGCGCGGGACCTCGGCGCGGGGCACACCCTGATCGTGCGCCTGCACCCCTCCCTGGCCTCTGGCCCGGCCCGCGGCCTCGGCCTGTCGGAGCTGCACCGGCGCGGCGTCGTGATCGACGCGACGGACGAGCCGCACGTCGAGGAGCTGATGCTCGCCTCCGACGTGCTGGTCACCGACTACTCCGCCCTGATGTTCGACTACGCCAACCTGGACCGGCCCCTCGTCGTCCACGCGGACGACTGGGGCGCGTTCACGGCGAGCCGGGGCGCCTACTTCGACATCACCGCCGAGGCGCCGGGCCCGGTCACCCGCTCCTACGACGAGCTCGCACGGCTGTTCGCCTCCGGGGCGTGGCGCGACGAGGAGGCGGCACGGGCGCGGGCCGCCTTCCGGGAGCGGTTCTGCGAGTACGACGACGGGCGGGCCGCCGAGCGGGTGGTGCGGACGCTGATGCTGGGCGAGCCGATGACCGGGCCCGCGGGGGTCCCCCGCGCGCGCCGGGTGCCCGCCGCCGACCGCGACCAGCCGGCCTCGCTGTGA
- a CDS encoding CDP-glycerol glycerophosphotransferase family protein: protein MPRFSIIVPSHGVAGRLSQALDSVLAQSFGDFELIPVCDAPDCAAADVAAVRAERDSRVVPVHSPPSAGLAGARNAGTRVATGAYLLFLDGDDVLVPGALAALDARLAETGDVDVLYFEHERVPWWEGEPANPAAPLLAKTPDGAFSPDAAPRLTGVRLPAWSAAYRRAFLTAHDLRFPAGHFTDIAFCGLAAASSARMGVLRSVVVRHLVRRQGNRLHLPGAHHTELLDQAELLLTRAAGLDLSPARRTALFEDLFAAILRTATHPRRLSEGRRAFFRRACALHRRHRPAGFRPPAGRLGVQHRLLATGSYAAFRALRGANRAAARVLRGLPRPHGLRTRLLYRWHLRRPLDPELVVYCAYWGRGYACNPAAVHAKARELAPHLRAVFLVEPGQEHTVPEGVDHAVIGSRRYWRVLARAKYLVNNANFAEGVVKRPGSVHLQTQHGTPLKTMGVDQSTYPVVAAASGSFTKLLGRVDRWDYNLSANRHSTQVWERAFPGSYEHLEYGYPRNDVYYTATADDVARVRRELGVPEGRTAVLYAPTHRDHRTGFDTGGLDLEAFCEAAGEDVVVLLRAHYFYDRGGRRGSGRVIDVTAHRSAEDVCLAADALITDYSSIMFDYANLDRPIVVYADDWDVYRETRGVYFDLTAAPPGPVARTPEELARVFRDGSYAGPVSAALRAAFRERFCEFDDGRAAERVVRRVLLGEPPEAIPPVKPLAERVPAPAAATLVRS from the coding sequence ATGCCCCGCTTCAGCATCATCGTCCCGTCCCATGGGGTCGCGGGCCGCCTGTCCCAGGCGCTGGACTCGGTTCTCGCCCAGTCCTTCGGCGACTTCGAGCTGATCCCGGTCTGCGACGCACCGGACTGCGCGGCGGCGGACGTCGCCGCCGTCCGCGCCGAGCGGGACTCCCGGGTGGTCCCCGTGCACTCCCCTCCGTCGGCGGGCCTGGCCGGGGCGCGCAACGCCGGTACGCGGGTGGCGACCGGCGCGTACCTGCTGTTCCTCGACGGCGACGACGTGCTGGTGCCGGGGGCGCTGGCGGCACTGGACGCGCGCCTGGCCGAGACGGGCGACGTCGACGTGCTGTACTTCGAGCACGAGCGCGTCCCCTGGTGGGAGGGAGAGCCCGCCAACCCGGCCGCGCCACTGCTGGCGAAGACGCCGGACGGGGCCTTCTCCCCCGACGCCGCGCCGCGGCTGACCGGCGTGCGGCTGCCCGCGTGGAGCGCCGCCTACCGCCGCGCCTTCCTCACCGCTCACGACCTGCGCTTCCCCGCCGGGCACTTCACCGACATCGCCTTCTGCGGCCTGGCCGCGGCTAGCTCCGCGCGGATGGGCGTACTGCGTTCCGTCGTCGTACGGCATCTGGTGCGCCGGCAGGGCAACCGGCTGCATCTGCCGGGCGCGCACCACACCGAGCTGCTCGACCAGGCGGAGCTGCTGCTCACGCGGGCGGCCGGGCTGGACCTGTCCCCCGCGCGCCGCACCGCGCTGTTCGAAGACCTCTTCGCGGCGATCCTGAGGACGGCCACGCACCCGCGGCGCCTGTCCGAGGGCCGCCGGGCCTTCTTCCGGCGGGCCTGCGCGCTCCACCGGCGCCACCGCCCCGCCGGGTTCCGGCCCCCCGCCGGGCGGCTGGGCGTGCAGCACCGGCTGCTGGCCACCGGGTCGTACGCGGCGTTCCGGGCGCTGCGCGGCGCCAACCGGGCGGCGGCGCGCGTCCTGCGGGGCCTGCCCCGCCCGCACGGGCTGCGCACCCGCCTGCTCTACCGGTGGCACCTGCGCCGGCCACTGGATCCGGAGCTCGTCGTGTACTGCGCGTACTGGGGCCGCGGCTACGCCTGCAACCCGGCCGCCGTCCACGCCAAGGCGCGCGAGCTCGCCCCGCACCTGCGCGCGGTGTTCCTGGTGGAGCCCGGCCAGGAGCACACCGTGCCGGAGGGCGTCGACCACGCGGTGATCGGCAGCCGCCGCTACTGGCGGGTGCTGGCCCGGGCGAAGTACCTGGTCAACAACGCCAACTTCGCGGAGGGCGTGGTCAAGCGGCCCGGCAGCGTGCACCTGCAGACCCAGCACGGCACCCCGCTGAAGACGATGGGCGTCGACCAGTCGACGTACCCGGTGGTGGCCGCGGCCAGCGGCAGCTTCACCAAGCTGCTGGGCCGGGTCGACCGCTGGGACTACAACCTCTCCGCCAACCGCCACTCCACCCAGGTGTGGGAGCGCGCCTTCCCCGGCTCCTACGAGCACCTGGAGTACGGCTATCCGCGCAACGACGTGTACTACACGGCGACCGCGGACGACGTCGCCCGGGTCCGCCGGGAGCTGGGCGTCCCCGAGGGCAGGACGGCCGTCCTGTACGCGCCGACGCACCGCGACCACCGGACCGGTTTCGACACCGGCGGCCTGGACCTGGAGGCGTTCTGCGAGGCGGCCGGGGAGGACGTCGTGGTCCTGCTGCGCGCCCACTACTTCTACGACCGGGGCGGCAGGCGCGGCAGCGGCCGGGTCATCGACGTCACCGCCCACCGGTCCGCCGAGGACGTGTGCCTGGCCGCCGACGCGCTGATCACCGACTACTCGTCGATCATGTTCGACTACGCCAACCTCGACCGGCCGATCGTCGTGTACGCCGACGACTGGGACGTCTACCGCGAGACGCGGGGCGTCTACTTCGACCTGACGGCGGCGCCGCCCGGCCCGGTGGCGCGTACGCCCGAGGAGCTGGCGCGCGTCTTCCGCGACGGTTCCTACGCGGGCCCCGTGTCGGCGGCGCTGCGGGCCGCGTTCCGGGAGCGGTTCTGCGAGTTCGACGACGGCCGGGCCGCCGAGCGCGTCGTGCGCCGGGTGCTGCTCGGCGAGCCTCCGGAGGCGATCCCGCCCGTCAAGCCGCTCGCCGAACGCGTCCCGGCCCCCGCCGCCGCCACCCTGGTAAGGAGCTGA
- a CDS encoding carbohydrate ABC transporter permease yields MTARSEAVAKAAVPSGSVPARRSLGARLAQGVSGGLVRVFLVVVGLFWLVPTFGLLLSSLRTPRDMAASGWWEVFTEPAQLTFASYEQLLENGDITGSLVNTVLITVPATVLVVVIGSLAGYAFAWMEFPGRDWWFLAVVGLLVVPVQVALIPIAELFGEIGLFGSIIGVILFHVGFGLPFAVFLLRNFFAEIPKELLEAARLDGAGELRLFARVVMPLGGPAIASLGIFQFLWVWNDMLVALIFTDSGSQPITVALQTQVRQFGNNIDVLAPGAFISMVIPLAVFFAFQRQFVSGVMAGAVK; encoded by the coding sequence ATGACGGCACGGTCCGAGGCGGTCGCGAAGGCGGCCGTCCCCAGCGGGTCGGTCCCGGCGCGGCGGTCGTTGGGCGCGCGGCTCGCGCAGGGCGTCAGCGGCGGTCTGGTGCGCGTGTTCCTCGTCGTCGTCGGCCTGTTCTGGCTGGTGCCGACGTTCGGGCTGCTGCTGTCCTCGCTGCGCACCCCGCGGGACATGGCGGCGAGCGGCTGGTGGGAGGTGTTCACCGAGCCCGCCCAGCTCACCTTCGCAAGCTACGAGCAGTTGCTGGAGAACGGCGACATCACCGGCTCGCTCGTGAACACCGTGCTGATCACGGTTCCGGCGACCGTGCTCGTCGTCGTCATCGGCTCCCTCGCGGGCTACGCGTTCGCGTGGATGGAGTTCCCCGGCCGCGACTGGTGGTTCCTCGCCGTGGTGGGGCTGCTGGTGGTGCCGGTGCAGGTGGCGCTCATCCCGATCGCCGAACTCTTCGGCGAGATCGGACTGTTCGGCTCGATCATCGGGGTGATCCTGTTCCACGTCGGGTTCGGCCTGCCGTTCGCGGTGTTCCTGCTGCGGAACTTCTTCGCGGAGATCCCGAAGGAGCTGCTGGAGGCGGCGCGGCTGGACGGCGCGGGCGAACTGCGCCTGTTCGCGCGGGTGGTCATGCCGCTGGGCGGCCCGGCCATCGCGAGTCTGGGCATCTTCCAGTTCCTGTGGGTGTGGAACGACATGCTGGTCGCGCTGATCTTCACCGACTCGGGGAGTCAGCCGATCACGGTCGCGCTGCAGACGCAGGTGCGGCAGTTCGGCAACAACATCGACGTGCTGGCGCCCGGGGCGTTCATCTCGATGGTGATCCCGCTGGCGGTGTTCTTCGCCTTCCAGCGGCAGTTCGTCTCCGGCGTGATGGCGGGCGCCGTCAAGTAG
- a CDS encoding carbohydrate ABC transporter permease gives MPPASAAGAPPVPAAPASHKSVTGTRKTVAALFLLPALVLLGALVVYPIGYSVVRSFYDQSGDGFAGVDNYRALFTDDGIRTALKNNIVWVVFAPAVSTALGLIFAVLTERVRWGTAFKLVVFMPMAISMLAAGIIFRLVYDQDPDKGVANAVWVGVHDTFAQSSAFPKAHPGRESPLEAAGGGAFVTKEPVRAGEPVTLPLVGVAPDVMPDDAERAAAPVAEPGKVTGTTWQDFTRGKGVGTLGGVDASELGYAGMRIEAVKDGRVVASTTAADDGTFTLPAAADGALLRLPADNFKEPYNGLEWLGPSLVTPAIIGAYVWMWAGFAMVLIAAGLASVPRELLEAARVDGANEWQVFRRVTVPLLAPVLAVVAVTLMINVLKVFDLVFIIAPGSSQDDANVLALELYRKGFAADQPGIASAIAVFLLLLVIPVMWFNIRRLRREVRR, from the coding sequence ATGCCGCCGGCCAGCGCGGCAGGGGCCCCGCCGGTCCCTGCCGCCCCCGCATCGCACAAGAGCGTGACCGGCACCCGCAAGACGGTGGCGGCGCTGTTCCTGCTGCCCGCCCTGGTGCTGCTCGGCGCGCTCGTGGTCTACCCGATCGGGTACTCCGTCGTCCGCAGCTTCTACGACCAGTCCGGCGACGGCTTCGCCGGAGTCGACAACTACCGGGCCCTGTTCACCGACGACGGCATCCGCACCGCCCTGAAGAACAACATCGTCTGGGTGGTCTTCGCACCGGCGGTCTCCACCGCGCTCGGCCTGATCTTCGCGGTGCTGACCGAGCGGGTGCGCTGGGGCACGGCGTTCAAGCTCGTCGTCTTCATGCCGATGGCCATCTCCATGCTGGCGGCCGGCATCATCTTCCGCCTGGTGTACGACCAGGACCCGGACAAGGGCGTCGCCAACGCGGTCTGGGTCGGTGTGCACGACACCTTCGCGCAGTCGTCGGCGTTCCCGAAGGCGCACCCGGGCCGCGAGTCGCCGCTCGAGGCCGCCGGCGGGGGCGCGTTCGTCACCAAGGAGCCGGTCCGCGCCGGTGAGCCCGTCACGCTGCCGCTGGTCGGCGTGGCGCCCGACGTGATGCCCGACGACGCCGAGCGGGCGGCGGCGCCCGTGGCCGAGCCGGGGAAGGTCACCGGCACCACCTGGCAGGACTTCACCCGCGGCAAGGGCGTCGGCACGCTGGGCGGCGTCGACGCCTCCGAGCTGGGCTACGCCGGGATGCGGATCGAGGCCGTCAAGGACGGCCGGGTCGTCGCGTCCACGACGGCCGCGGACGACGGCACCTTCACCCTGCCCGCCGCGGCCGACGGGGCGCTGCTGCGGCTGCCCGCCGACAACTTCAAGGAGCCGTACAACGGCCTGGAGTGGCTCGGCCCGTCGCTGGTCACCCCGGCGATCATCGGGGCGTACGTGTGGATGTGGGCGGGCTTCGCCATGGTCCTGATCGCGGCCGGGCTGGCGAGCGTCCCCCGAGAGCTGCTGGAGGCGGCCCGGGTGGACGGCGCCAACGAGTGGCAGGTCTTCCGCAGGGTCACCGTGCCGCTGCTCGCCCCGGTCCTCGCGGTGGTCGCCGTCACCTTGATGATCAACGTGCTGAAGGTGTTCGACCTGGTGTTCATCATCGCCCCCGGTTCCTCCCAGGACGACGCCAACGTGCTCGCCCTGGAGCTGTACCGCAAGGGCTTCGCGGCGGACCAGCCGGGCATCGCCAGCGCGATCGCGGTGTTCCTGCTGCTGCTCGTCATCCCGGTGATGTGGTTCAACATCCGTCGGCTCAGGCGGGAGGTGCGGCGATGA
- a CDS encoding ABC transporter substrate-binding protein: MRTTSRTIGTRRTAGKTTRAVTALAAGALAFSLTACGGGDDDKDNEERPSGGTEAAASVTLPKLDGASLEVAAVWTGTEQANFKKVLAEFEKRTGAKVTFVPAQDPIINFLGSKIAGGQPPDVAMLPQPGAIKQAVDKGWAKPLGAEAVKELGENYSRGWQDIGKVGGKQYGVYYKAANKSLIWYNARVFENAGASEPKTWDELLTTARTVYDSGVTPFSIGGADGWTLTDWFENVYLSQAGPEKYDRLAKHEIKWTDPSVKEALTTLAEIWGEQDYLAGGARGALQTEFPGSVTQTFTGGDQPKAGMVYEGDFVQVNIGETEAEVGTDAKVFPFPAVGDTAPVVSGGDAAVILKDSKAAQALATFLASPDAATIQAKLGGYLSPNKNVEASAYPNDVQRKIAEALVAAGDDFRFDMSDQAPQAFGGTPGKGEWKALQDFLKNPKDVAGAQRKLEAEAAAAYGG; encoded by the coding sequence ATGCGCACCACGAGCCGCACCATCGGGACACGCAGGACCGCCGGGAAGACCACCAGAGCCGTGACCGCCCTCGCCGCGGGGGCGCTCGCGTTCTCGCTGACCGCCTGCGGGGGCGGTGACGACGACAAGGACAACGAAGAGCGGCCGAGCGGCGGGACCGAGGCGGCCGCCTCGGTCACCCTGCCGAAGCTGGACGGGGCGTCCCTGGAGGTCGCCGCCGTCTGGACCGGTACGGAACAGGCCAACTTCAAGAAGGTCCTCGCGGAGTTCGAGAAGCGCACGGGCGCGAAGGTGACCTTCGTGCCCGCCCAGGACCCGATCATCAACTTCCTCGGCTCGAAGATCGCGGGCGGTCAGCCGCCGGACGTCGCGATGCTGCCGCAGCCCGGTGCCATCAAGCAGGCCGTCGACAAGGGCTGGGCCAAGCCGCTGGGCGCGGAGGCGGTCAAGGAGCTCGGCGAGAACTACTCGCGGGGCTGGCAGGACATCGGCAAGGTCGGCGGCAAGCAGTACGGGGTGTACTACAAGGCCGCCAACAAGTCCCTGATCTGGTACAACGCGCGGGTGTTCGAGAACGCGGGCGCGAGCGAGCCCAAGACCTGGGACGAGCTGCTGACCACGGCCCGGACGGTCTACGACTCCGGCGTCACCCCGTTCTCGATCGGCGGCGCCGACGGCTGGACCCTCACCGACTGGTTCGAGAACGTCTATCTCTCGCAGGCGGGCCCGGAGAAGTACGACCGGTTGGCCAAGCACGAGATCAAGTGGACGGACCCCTCGGTGAAGGAGGCGCTGACCACCCTCGCGGAGATCTGGGGCGAGCAGGACTACCTCGCGGGCGGCGCGCGCGGCGCCCTGCAGACGGAGTTCCCGGGCTCGGTGACCCAGACCTTCACCGGCGGCGACCAGCCCAAGGCGGGCATGGTCTACGAGGGCGACTTCGTGCAGGTCAACATCGGCGAGACGGAAGCGGAGGTCGGCACGGACGCGAAGGTGTTCCCGTTCCCGGCCGTCGGTGACACCGCGCCGGTGGTCTCCGGCGGTGACGCGGCCGTCATCCTGAAGGACTCCAAGGCGGCGCAGGCCCTGGCCACCTTCCTGGCCTCGCCGGACGCGGCGACGATCCAGGCGAAGCTCGGCGGTTACCTGTCCCCGAACAAGAACGTCGAGGCGTCGGCCTACCCGAACGACGTGCAGCGCAAGATCGCCGAGGCGCTCGTCGCGGCCGGTGACGACTTCCGCTTCGACATGTCGGACCAGGCCCCGCAGGCTTTCGGCGGCACGCCCGGCAAGGGCGAGTGGAAGGCGCTCCAGGACTTCTTGAAGAACCCGAAGGACGTCGCGGGCGCCCAGCGCAAGCTGGAGGCCGAGGCGGCCGCCGCCTACGGAGGCTGA